TGGTCGGCCCGAACGGCAGTGGCAAGTCCACCGCCCTCAAGTGTGTCTACCGCGCGCTGCGCCCCAGCTCGGGCGTGGTCCGGGTGGGCGACGACGACCTCTCCCGGCTGACGCCGCGCCGCAGCGCGCAGGTCATCGCCGCGATGGCCCAGGACGGTTCGGTGGACCTCGATTTCACCGTCGAAGAGGTCGTCGCCCTGGGCCGCGCGCCCCATCTGCGCGGGAACCAGGCACTCGGCGCGCGCGAACGGGAGCTGTGCGAGCGGACGATGGCCCGCCTCGACCTCACCCGCCTCGCCGACCGCGGCGTGCTCACCCTCTCGGGCGGCGAACGCCAACGCGTGCTGCTGGCACGGGCGTTGGTGCAGGAGCCGCGGATCCTGGTCCTCGACGAGCCGACCAACCACCTCGACGTACGCCACCAGATAGAGCTCCTCTCGCTGCTGAAGGGCTCGGGCCTCACCGTCCTCGTGGTCCTGCACGACCTCAACCTCGCGGCATCCGCGTGCGACCGCATCGGGGTGCTGTCCGACGGCGCGCTGGTGGCCGCCGGTACGCCGGAAGAGGTGCTCACGACGGGGCTCGTCGACGAGGTGTTCGGCGTCAAGGCCGGCGTGATCAGCCACCCCCTGACCGGCGACCCCCAACTCCTCTACGCCCTGACCCCCTCCACTCCCCTCTGACACCCGAAAGGCACCACCGGACCATGCCCAGAACACGTACCACCATCGGATCGGCGCTCGCGGCGGCCCTGCTGCTCGGCGGCTGCGGCGCGGAGGTCGACACAGCCTCCGACACCGAGGGAGCCGCGGGCGCCTCCAAGAAGGTCACCGTCAAGCGCTGCGGTGAGCCGGTCCCGTACAGGACCCCGCAGCGCGCGGTGGTCTACGAAGGCGGCAGCGCCGACAAGATGTTCAGCCTCGGCCTGACGAAGCACGTCCACGGCTACGTGATGCCTCCGGCCAACCCCCCGGTGAGCGAGTCCCCTTGGGCGTCGGAGTACGCCAAGGTGAAGATGCTCGGCGACGACCTGCTCAACAAGGAGCTGGTCGTGGAGGCGAAGTCCGACTTCGTCGTCGCCGGGTGGAACTCGGGCTTCAGCGACCAACGGGGCATCACCCCGGCGATCCTGGACAAGCTCGGCATCCAGAGCTTCATGCACACGGAGAGCTGCTTCAACTACCCCAAGTACCCGGAGAAAGTGACCCCGTTCAAGGCCCTGTACTCGGACCTGGACCGCCTAGGCAAGATCTTCGGGGTCGAGAAGAAGGCGGACGAGGTCGTGGGCGGCCTCAAGAAGCGCGTGGCCGCCGTCGAGTCCAAGGCCCCCAAGAACCCCGAGGGCGGCCGGGTCCCCGTCTTCCTCTACGACTCCGGCACGGACCAGCCCTTCACGGCCGGCAGCCAGGTCCCGCCCAACGACATCATCAAGGCCGCGGGCGGCAGGAACATCTTCGACGGCCTCGACGAGCGCTGGACCCAGGTCAACTGGGAGGCCGTCGCCAAGGCCGAGCCCGAGGTCGTGATCATCTTCGACTACGGCGACATGCCCGCCAAGAAGAAGATCGAGTTCCTGGAGAAGTCCCCGCACACCAGGGAACTGCCCGCCGTGAAGAAGAACAACTTCTTCGTCCTCGACTACAACGAGGGCATCAGCGGCCCGCGCAACATCGACGGCCTGGAGAAGTTCGGGAAGTACGTGCGGGAACTGAAGCGGTGACGCGACCCGCGCCTCACTGAGCCCGCCGCACCAGGCCCCTCTGAGACCGCCCTCACTGAGCCTGGTCGAGTGAGCCCGTGAGCCGCCCGAGGAGCCCCTGGAGGGTGAGGATCTCCTCGACGGTCATCCCGGTCGACGCGAGGATCCGGCGTGGGACGGGCAGCGCGCGCTCGCGCAGCTCGTCCCCCGCCTCCGTCAGCTGGACCGTGACGGAGCGCTCGTCGGCGGCGCTGCGCTCGCGCCGTACGAGCCCCGCGGCCTCAAGACGCTTGAGGAGCGGCGAGAGCGTGCCGGAGTCGAGACGCAGCCGCTCGCCGATCGCCTTGACGGGCTGCGGACCGTGTTCCCAGAGCACCAGCATCACCAGGTACTGGGGATAGGTGAGGCCCAGATCCTTGAGGGCGTCGCGGTACACGCCGCCGAAGGCGCGCGAGGCGGCGTGCAGCGAGAAGCAGACCTGGTGATCGAGGCGGAGCAGCTCGGCGTCGGGCACGTCCGGCAGCTCGGCGTGCGACGGATCGGCGACGGGCAGCTCGGTGGCGGGCAGCTCGCCTCCGGGCGGGGGCGGTACGGCGGTCGGCGATGACGTCATGGATCCAGCGTACCTCGCACACGCCATTAAGTTGTGTGCAACTAAATCGTGTGCAACTATTACGGCAGAGCGAACGCACCCCGTTCCTCTCGTTCCGTTCTCAGACCGAGGGAAGAGGCACCCCCATGAACGCGCTGTACACCGCCGTCGCCACCGCCAACGGCCGCGAGGGCCGCGCCGTCAGCTCCGACGGCCAGATCGACCTAGCGCTCGCCATGCCCCCGGCCCTCGGCGGCAACGGACAGGGCACCAACCCCGAGCAGCTCTTCGCCGCCGGGTACGCGGCCTGCTTCGCCAGCGCCATGGGAGCCGTCGCCCGTGAGATGAAGGTCGACACGAAGGACGTCTCGGTGACCGCCGAGGTCTCCATCGGCAAGGACGACGCGGGTTTCGGCCTCGCGGTCGTGATGCGCGTGGAGCTGCCGGACTCCCTGGCCGGCGAGACCGGGCAGCAGCTGGTCGAGGCCACGCACGCGTACTGCCCGTACTCGAAGGCGACCCGCGGCAACATCGAGGTCGAGCTCGTCATCGAGTAGCCGACCCGGCGGTCAAGCCAGGGGTCGAACAGGAGAGGGTCCGACGGCGGGTACCGTAGAGGTACCGATCTCATGGGCCTCCTGGTGGGCTGCGTGAACCCCAGGAGGCCCAGCATGACGACGAACCGCGGACGCAAGGACGTGATCCGGAACCGGATGACGTCGACCGGCGAGTCGTACAACGTCGCCGCCCGCAACCTCAAGGCCATGAAGGACATGGGCGCCACCCGCGAAGCGGTCGTCACGCAGCGCTGGCAGCCCGCCGAGACCCTGGACGTGCCGTGCCCCTGCGGCGGCACCTGCGAGCCGGGCGAGAAGTGCGACCACTGCCACGCCCGCCACCGCCACGTGGCCCGCTACCCCGGCAGCCGCACCGAGGTCGAGACCTGGGCGGACCGCTACGACTGCATGGGCTGTGCCTCGACGTACACCATCCTCGTCGTGCTGCCGGGCCGCCCGTGGGGCATCGCCGAGACGGTGGTGCAGGGCGCGTCAGCCGAGCCGGTGATCAAGGCTCGGGTGTTCCCGGGCGTGAAGCACCCCCTGCTGCGCCCCGAGACACCCGAAGAGGACTGAGGGCCCACACCGAGGGCCCGCCCCACCCACACGGGGTTCCGCGTGTCTTCGAGGGTGTCCGGTATCCGAAACTGGCTGACCGGCTTCTGACCGATTTCCTCTCTTGACGGCGAGTCGACGCACCCCCAATATCAGGCAACGCACTTCGCGCCACGCACCTCACTTCACTCGTCCCACTCACGCAACTCTCTTCGGCTCAGTGCAGCCCAGTACAGCTCCAGCGCCCTGCGGCACCCGCGTCGCAGGGCGTCAGTACGTTCCGTCCCCCTCGCTGTTCGGAATTCGGAGCCCCACATGAGAATCTCCAGACCTGCCATGCCCCGCACCCTGAGACGGGCCACCGCGGGCGTCGCCACGCTCGCCGCCGCCGGACTGCTCGCCGTCACCGCGCCCACGGCGCTCGCGGCCCCCTCCCCGACGCTCGCGGCACCCGACATCCCGCTCGCCAACGTCAAGGCGCACCTCTCGCAGTTCCAGTCCATCGCCACGGCCAACGGCGGCAACCGTGCCCATGGGCGCGCCGGCTACAAGGCCTCCATCGACTACGCGAAAGCCAAGCTGGACGCGGCCGGATTCACCACCACCGTCCAGCAGTTCACCTCCAGCGGCGCCACCGGCTACAACCTCATCGCCGACTGGCCCGGCGGCGACGCGAACAGCGTCCTGATGGCGGGCGCCCACCTCGACAGCGTCACGGCGGGCCCCGGCATCAACGACAACGGCTCGGGTTCGGCCGGCATCCTGGAGACCGCGCTCGCCGTCTCGCGCGCGCAGCTCAAGCCCGCCAAGCACCTGCGGTTCGCCTGGTGGGGCGCAGAGGAGCTGGGCATGATCGGCTCCCGGTACTACGTCAACAACCTGCCCTCCGCGGAGCGTTCAAAGGTCAGCGGCTATCTCAACTTCGACATGATCGGCTCCCCGAACCCGGGTTACTTCGTCTACGACGACGACCCCACGATCGAGAAGACCTTCAAGGACTTCTACGCGGGCCTGAACATACCCACGGAGATAGAGACCGAGGGCGACGGCCGCTCCGACCACGCCAGCTTCAAGAACGTCGGCATCCCGGTCGGCGGCCTGTTCTCCGGCGCCGACTACACCAAGACGTCCGCCCAGGCCCAGAAGTGGGGCGGCACGGCGGGCCAGGCCTTCGACCGCTGCTACCACTCGTCGTGCGACACCTCGGCGAACATCAACGACACCGCACTGGACCGCAACAGCGACGCCATCGCTTACGCGATCTGGACGCTCGGCGCGGACACCCCGGTCCCGCCGGGTGACACGTACGAGAACACCGCGGACGTCACCATCCCGGACAACGGCGCGGCCGTGACCTCGACGGTGAACGTGACCGGCCGCACGGGCAACGCCCCGGCCACCCTGCAGGTGGGCGTCGACATCCGGCACACCTGGCGCGGTGACCTGGTGGTCGACCTGGTCGCCCCCGACGGCACGGCGTACCGCCTGAAGAACTCCAGCAGCAACGACTCGGCGGACAACGTCGTCGCGACGTACACGGTCAACGCGTCGAGCGAGGCGGCGAACGGCGCCTGGAAGCTGCGCGTGCAGGACGTGGCGGCACAGGACACCGGCTACATCAACAGCTGGAAGCTGACCTTCTAGAGCGTTCAGCACCGGCGAACGCACCGGCGCCCGGCAGCGGGGACTTCCGCTGCCGGGCGCCGGGCACGTGACGAACCGCCGCTCAGCCCTCCGTGGGCGCCAGCGTCAGCGAGATCGAGTTGATGCAGTACCGCTGGTCCGTCGGCGTGGCATAGCCCTCGCCCTCGAATACGTGACCGAGGTGCGACCCGCATCGGGCACAGCGGACCTCCGTGCGCACCATGCCGTGCGAGGTGTCCTCGATCAGCTCGACCGCGTCCGTGTCCTTGGGGTCGAAGAAGCTCGGCCAGCCGCAGTGCGACTCGAACTTCTCCTCCGAGGTGAACAGCTCGGCGCCGCACGCGCGGCAGGAGTAGACACCCTTGGTCTTGGTGTCGGTGTACTCACCCCGGAACGCGGGCTCCGTGCCCGCCTGGCGCAGCACCGCGTACTCCGAGGGGCTCAGCTCCGCGCGCCACTGCTCGTCCGGCTTCTCGACGTCGTACGACATGAGACTGAACCCCTTACTTCGACAAATTCGGCTGGGCCGGTCAGTGGGAGAGCCCGGCCAGGATCTGCGGGCCGAGGTCCGTGACGTCGCCCGCTCCCATGGTGAGAACGAGATCACCGGGCCTGGTCATTCCCGCGATGACCGTGACGGCCTCGGTCTTGTCGTGCACGGCCCGGACGTCGGCGCCGGCCGCGACGGCCGCGTCGGTGATCAGGGCGCTGGTGATGCCGGGGATCGGGTCCTCGCGGGCGGGGTAGATGTCCAGGACCACGGAGGCGTCCGCGAGGGCCAGGGCCTGGCCCATCTCCTTGCCCAGCTCCTGCGTGCGGGAGAAGAGGTGGGGCTGGAAGAGGACCAGAAGGCGCGAGTCGCCCGCGGAGGAGCGCATCGCCTCCAGGTCCGCGGTCATCTCCGTGGGGTGGTGCGCGTACGAGTCGATGACCTGGACGCCCTTCGCCTCGCCCTTGAGCTGGAGGCGGCGCTTGACGCCGGTATACGAGCCGAGGGCCGACGCGAGATTGTGCGCCGGGATGCCGAGGGCGATGCCCGCGGCCAGGGCGGCCACCGCGTTGTGGGCGTAGTGGCGGCCGGGGACCGAGACCGTGAAGGTCAGGAACTTGCCGTTCAGGACGACCGTGACCTCGCTGGTCAGACCGCGCGGGGTGATCTTGTGGATGCGCAGGTCGGAGCCCTCGGACTCGCCGTACGTGACGACCTTGAGGTCCGGCAGCGCGCCGCGCACGCGCCGCGTCAGCTCGGCCGCGCCGTCCTGGTCCGCGGCGATCACCAGCGTGCCGCCGGGGACGATCTTGCCCGCGAAGGTCTCGAAGGACTCGTAGATCTCGTCCATCGACGCGTAGTTGGCGTGGTGGTCGAGCTCCACGTTCAGGACGATGGCGACCTCGGGCGCGTACTTGTGGAAGCTGCGGTCGCTCTCGTCCGCCTCGGCCACGAAGATGTCGCCGTCGCCGTGCAGCGCGTTCGAGCCCGGCGCGTCGAGGTCGCCGCCGATCGCGTACGAGGGATCGAGGCCGAGGGTGGAGAGGGTGACGGCGAGCATCGACGTCGTCGTGGTCTTGCCGTGCGTACCGGCCACCGCGATCGGGCGCAGGCCCTCCATGAGGGAGGCAAGGGCGTCCGAGCGGTGCACGACCGGAATGCCGAGCTCCGTGGCACGGGCCAGTTCGGGGTTGTCGGCGCGGATCGCGGAGGAGACGACCACGCAGGTCGCGTCGGACGCGAGGTGCGCGGCGTCGTGGCCGATGTGGACCGTGGCGCCCAGGGTCCGCAGGGCCTCGGCCGTGGCGGACTCCCGCGCGTCGCTGCCGGCGACCTTGGCGCCGCGCTGGGCCAGGATCTTGGCGATGCCAGACATTCCGGCGCCGCCGATGCCGATGAAGTGCGGTCGGTCCATGGCGGTGGGCAGGCCGGGTGCCATACGTGTGTCTCCCCAAGATCCAAGAGTGCGGCAAATGAGCAGCTGAGCAGGGCCCAGACTATTGCCTCGGGCGGACGGCGGGCACACCTGCGCCCTGCCGTGCCGCCCCGCCCCCTGTCGTGCCGCCCTCGCCGCCCCGCCCGGGGCGCCTAGTCCTTCGCGTGCGAGAACAGCTTCAGGACCGGTACGCCGACCTTGTGCCGCGCCCGTGAGGCCCAGTCCCGGTGGAAGAACTCCTCCACGTAGTGCGGGTCGGTCAGCACGATGACCTCGTCCGCGCCCGCCTCGTCGACCAGCTGCCTGAGCGCGTCGAGGGGGTGGTCCTCGATCAGCTGTCCCCTCGCCTCGCAGCCCGCCGCGCGCAGCGCCGTCAGCGAGACCTCGAGGGCCTTCTGCGCGGGGGCCGTGGCGTCCTGCCCCTCGGGGACGTCGCCTTCCCTCGCCGCCTCGTCGAGCTCCCCCAGCGCCACGTCGTCGATGGCCCGCAGCAGGCGGTCCGCCTGATCGCCGCGGGGCTGGAGCAGCACTCGGAAGGTGACCGTCTCGTCGCCGTGCAAGGTGGTGACGAACTCCACGTCGGCGGACGTCAGGGCCTTCTCGATCATCAATACGCTTGTGAACACGACAGGCGCCCTTCTCATCCGTGGGCCGCCGAGAGGCTGTCTCGACGGGCCCCTGCGGAAACCATCCTGCCCCGTGGCCGCACGGGGTCTGCGACTTTTAGTGTGCCCAGCGGAAGCGAAACGGAACGGGTGATTCCGCTGATTGTCAGGTCCGACGGTATCGGGTGAAGAGGAACCCGGCCTCCTCCAGCAGGGAAGCCAGGACGAATCGTTCCGGCACCGCGAGCGCGGACCCCCAGGCGATCCGCTGCGCGTCCCCCGCGGTGAGCATCGGGGACACCGTCAGACAGAGCTCGTCCAGGGCCCCCGCCGCCACGAACTGGCCGAGCAGCCGTGGCCCGCCCTCCGTGAGCAGCCGGGTCAGGCCGCGCTCGGCCAGGGCGGGCGCGATCCGCTCCGGCTCGACCGCCGTGCCCTCCCCCGCGACCACCACCACGGCACCCGCCTTCTCCGCCTCCGCGACCCGGTCGGCGGGCGCCGCGGCACCGGTCACCACGAGCGTGGGCACCGGGGGCGAGGTGAAAAGCGGAAGGCTGAAATCCAGGTTCAGGCTCGCGCTGACGACGGCGATCGCGGGCACCACCGACTGCCCGGCAGCCGCCCTGCGCTCAGCGAAGGCCTCACGCACGCGTGCCGGGCGGTAACCCTCCTGGCGGACCGTCTCGGCACCCACGACCACGGCATCGGCGACCGCGCGCAGGGTGCCGAAGATCCGCATGTCCGCGGCGTTCGAGATGGGCTGCGACCGGCCGTCGTGCTGGGCCGCCCCGTCGAGCGTGGACACCATGTTGGCGCGCAGCCAGGGAGTGTCGCCCGGAGGGTAGGCGTACGCGTCGGCCAGCTCGCCCAGCTCCCACTCTCGTACTGATGTTTCGTCTGTCTGGTCGGTCACAGGGAACAGGCGTCGCATGTCCAGCAGTCTTGCACGGCGCTTAGAGTTAGGAACCGTGTCGTCCTCCACCGCCGCCCCCGGGCAGAGCCCCATAGCCGAAGCGGCTCCCCTGTCGCTGTGCGCCCGCGAGCCCCATGTCCCCGCCGACCGTCTGGTCGCCGAGATGGTGCCGCCCCCGCGCTTCGACTCCGTCCGCTTCGATACGTACATCCCGGACCCGAACCAGCCGAGCCAGACCGAGGCCGTGCGGGTCCTGAGCGGCTTCGCGGCCGGGCTCGGCGGGGCGCACGCGTCCGGCGCCGGCAAGAAGCGCTGGTTCGGCCGCGCCAAGCCGGCGGCCCCCACGGGACCCCGCGGTGTCTACCTCGACGGTGGCTACGGCGTGGGCAAGACCCACCTCCTGGCCTCCCTCTGGCACGCGACGCCCGCCGCGCCCGAGCAGAAGGCGTTCGGCACCTTCGTCGAGCTGACGAACCTGGTCGGGGCGCTCGGCTTCCAGCAGACCGTGCGCACCCTCGGCGGGCACCGGCTGCTCTGCATCGACGAATTCGAGCTCGACGACCCGGGCGACACAGTGCTCGTCTCCTCGCTGCTCTCGCGGCTCGTCGACGAGGGCGTCGCGCTCGCCGCGACCTCGAACACGCTTCCGGGCAAGCTCGGCGAGGGCAGGTTCGCATCCGCCGACTTCCTGCGCGAGATCCAGGGCCTGGCCACCCACTTCAAGTCGCTGCGGATCGACGGCGAGGACTACCGCCACCGGGGTCTTCCGGAGGCGCCGTCCCCGCACTCGGAGGAGCAGGTCACCAGGACCGCGTACGCGACCCAAGGCGCGAGCCTCGACGACTTCCCGCATCTGCTCGACCACCTCGCGCGTGTCCACCCCAGCCGGTACGGAGCGCTCACCGACGACCTCAGGGCCGTCTGCCTCACCGATGTGACGCCCGTCCCCGACCAGTCGACCGCCCTGCGCCTCGTCGTGCTCGCCGACCGCCTGTACGACCGCGAGGTCCCCGTGCTCGCCTCGGGTGTCCCCTTCGACCAGCTGTTCAGCGAGGACATGCTGAACGGCGGCTACCGGAAGAAGTACTTCCGGGCGATCTCCCGGCTCACCGCGCTCGCGCGGGACGCGAAGAGCCTCGTCAAGCCGTAGCGACTCACCGCTACGCGCGTGGTTCCCGCACGCCTAGGCGCGTGGTACACACATCCGGTCATGTTCCTGTCCGCCAGCAGGAGGTCGGCCTTTTATGTCCACGACACGACGTCAGGTGCTAGCCCGTACCGGTGCGGTGGGTGCGGGAATCGCCTTCACCGGAGCGCTCTCGGAACTCTTCGCGGGCAGCGCCGCCGCGCAGGGCAAGGCCGGGTACGGGCCGCTGGTGCCCGACCCCGCCGGTCTGCTCGATCTGCCGAAAGGTTTCCGCTACAAGGTCCTCTCGCGGGAGGGCGGCGATCTGCCGTCCGGTGAGGGCAAGGTGCCGAGCAACTTCGACGGCATGGCCACGTTCCGCGGCAGGAAGGGCGGCACGAATCTCGTCCGCAACCACGAGAACCGCAAGGACGGCAGAATCCCCGTGCCCACGGTCGAGGGCCTCACCTACGACCCGATGGGCAAGGGCGGCTGTACGGCGCTCTCCCTCGACCGCCACAACAACGTCATCGGTGAGCGCGTCGCGATCGCCGGTACCGCGGTCAACTGCGCGGGTGGGCCCACCCCTTGGGGCACCTGGCTGACCTGCGAGGAGACCGAGGACAAGGCCGGCACGAACGGCTACACCAAGGACCACGGCTTCATCTTCGAGGTCGACCCCGTCGACCCGCGCCGCACCGGAGCCGTACCGCTCACCGCGATGGGCCGCTTCCAGCACGAGGCGATCGCCGTCGATCCACGGCGAGGTGTCGTCTACGAGACCGAGGACGCCTTCCTCAAGCCCTTCGGCCTCTTCTACCGCTTCCTGCCCAAGAAACCCGAGGGAGGCCGCGGTTCGCTCCGCGCGGGCGGCAAGCTGCAGGCCATGCGGGTGCCGGGCGTGCCCGACCTGTCCGCGATCCAGGAGACGGGTGCACACTTCGAGGGCGTCGAATGGGTCGACGTGCCCGACCCGCTCGCGGCTCAGACCCCCATCAGGAACCAGGACTTCGGCCCCAAGGGCATCACGCACGCGCAGAAGCTGGAGGGCTGCTACTGGGGCGGGAGCTCCGTCTACTTCGTGTCGTCGTTCGCGCACAGCGCGGAGGGCTCCGCGGCCGACCACTTCGGGCAGATCTGGCGCTACGAACCCTCGAAGCGCCGCCTCACCCTGGTGATCGTCTTCGGCCCGAGCACCGACATCCAGCTGCCCGGCGAGTCCCCCGACAACATCTGCCTCGCACCCAGCGGCGGCCTGATGGTGGCCGAGGACGGCGGGGGCGCGCAGCACGTGTACGGCCTGACGCGGCGCGGCGAGGTCTACGCGATGGCCCGCGGGCAGCAGAACATCGGCACCCCCGAGGAGCCCGAGTGGGGCGAGTTCGCGGGCGTCTGCTTCTCGCCGGACCACGAGACGATGTACGTCAACTGCTACACCCCCGGCACGACGTTCGCGGTGACGGGTCCGTGGCACCGGACCTGACCTGACGTGACGTGACAGGGTGCGCGGCGGTGTGCCGCCGCGCACCCCGCGCCCCGTTGCTAGGAGCCGATCAGGGGGTAGTGGTCGGACAGGTTGGTGTACGTGTACTTCTTGCCCCAGCTGGAGACCGTCCAGGGCGCGCTCTGCTCCTTGACCACCTCGTTGTGCCAGGTGGCGGGGCGGGCGTGGCCCTTGCGGTGCAGGACGTAGTCCAGGTCCTCGCGGGGGTCGTCCGGGTAGCGCTCGGACGCGATGGAGTTGTCCTGGGTGTCGAAGGAGTACGGGTGGCCCGTACGGCCGTCGGCGGGGTCGAAGCCGCCGTCGGCGAGCATCGAGGCGTACTCACCGCTGCGGGAGTCCACGTTGAAGTCCCCTGCCACGAGGACCTGTTCGCCCGCCGGGATGTTCTTGGCGTCCAGGAAGGCGTCCATCTCCTTGAACTGCAGGGAACGGGTCGCGGCCGCCTCGCCGGATCCGCAGCCCGGGTCGGTGGACTGGGCGTGGGTGCCCACGACGTGCACCTTCTTGCCGTTCACGTCCAACTGGGCATAGACGAAGCCCTTGTTGGAGTACGAGTCGGAGCCGCAGGCGTCCTTGTAGACGTACTGCTCCTTACGCACGATCGGCCACTTGCTGAGGACGGTCACTCCGCCGTCCTCCGGCGTCACCGACGAGTACGCACCGCCGGTGGCGTCCCAGCCGTCCTTGCTCCGGCCCATGACGGGCGTCTGGTGCGGGTAGCGGTCGGCGGCGTTGGCCTTCAGCGCGTCGGACGCGGAGTTGTCGAAGGCCTCCTGGAGGACGACGACGTCCTTGCCCTGGAAGAAGT
This Streptomyces sp. NBC_01283 DNA region includes the following protein-coding sequences:
- the sph gene encoding sphingomyelin phosphodiesterase — its product is MPHPALRRTHAVAITTVLAAATLVAVAPSATAADAPAASVDTPALKVLSYNAFLMSKNLYPNWGQDHRAKAIPAADFFQGKDVVVLQEAFDNSASDALKANAADRYPHQTPVMGRSKDGWDATGGAYSSVTPEDGGVTVLSKWPIVRKEQYVYKDACGSDSYSNKGFVYAQLDVNGKKVHVVGTHAQSTDPGCGSGEAAATRSLQFKEMDAFLDAKNIPAGEQVLVAGDFNVDSRSGEYASMLADGGFDPADGRTGHPYSFDTQDNSIASERYPDDPREDLDYVLHRKGHARPATWHNEVVKEQSAPWTVSSWGKKYTYTNLSDHYPLIGS